In Bacillus sp. Cs-700, one genomic interval encodes:
- a CDS encoding mechanosensitive ion channel family protein produces the protein MDLLRIDDTWIQLGIAIGIFLLFLLMRKIFAKYIYNLVLKLSRKSSNEFFTHLFLAFERPLRMLFVIIGLNISVRYVSFLDHHNELFTEIMSSSLIFLAAWGLYNLSSASSLFFQTMNTKYNLKIDQLLIPFLSKTLRLLIVAMTFSVIAGEFGYDVNGFITGLGLGGLAFALAAKETIENFFGGIVIITEKPFSIGEWIKTPSVEGVVEDITFRSTKIRTFAQALVTVPNARLANENITNWSKMGKRQITFHIGVTYNTPSERLETCISRIEKMLRDHDEIHPETIFVSFDEFNHSSLDVFLYFFTNTTTWGDFLNVKQDVNFKIMKIMEEEQVSFAFPTQTLHVESARSHEEEKMYS, from the coding sequence ATGGATTTGTTACGTATTGATGACACCTGGATTCAGCTTGGAATTGCTATTGGAATCTTCCTTCTTTTTCTATTAATGAGGAAAATTTTCGCGAAGTATATTTATAATCTCGTTCTTAAATTAAGCAGAAAATCTTCTAATGAATTTTTTACACATCTTTTTTTAGCATTTGAAAGACCGCTACGAATGCTGTTTGTGATTATAGGGTTAAATATTTCTGTTCGATATGTTTCTTTTCTTGATCATCATAATGAACTCTTCACAGAAATTATGAGTTCATCGTTAATTTTCTTAGCGGCTTGGGGGCTGTATAACTTATCCTCAGCTTCTTCATTGTTTTTCCAAACGATGAACACGAAATATAATTTAAAAATTGATCAACTTCTAATTCCATTTCTATCAAAAACGCTCCGTCTCTTAATTGTTGCCATGACGTTCAGCGTCATTGCTGGAGAATTTGGTTATGATGTGAATGGGTTTATTACAGGGCTTGGACTAGGAGGTTTAGCCTTTGCTCTTGCAGCAAAAGAAACGATTGAGAACTTCTTTGGTGGCATTGTGATTATTACAGAAAAGCCATTCTCAATTGGGGAATGGATTAAAACACCGAGTGTTGAAGGGGTCGTTGAAGACATTACGTTTAGAAGTACGAAAATCCGTACGTTTGCTCAAGCGCTTGTTACCGTTCCAAATGCGAGACTAGCTAATGAAAATATTACAAACTGGTCAAAAATGGGGAAACGTCAGATTACGTTCCATATTGGTGTCACGTACAATACGCCTTCAGAAAGACTTGAAACGTGTATTTCTCGTATTGAGAAGATGCTTCGAGATCATGATGAAATTCACCCTGAAACGATTTTTGTTTCATTTGATGAATTTAATCATAGTAGCCTTGATGTTTTTCTTTATTTCTTTACAAATACGACAACGTGGGGCGATTTTTTAAATGTGAAGCAAGACGTGAACTTTAAAATTATGAAAATAATGGAAGAGGAGCAAGTTTCGTTTGCATTCCCTACGCAAACACTCCATGTTGAAAGTGCACGCTCTCATGAAGAAGAGAAGATGTATAGCTAA
- a CDS encoding bile acid:sodium symporter family protein, with translation MKALEKASRFAGNTFAVWVLLFAVLGFIYPEGFTWITSYITILLGVIMFGMGMTLSTNDFKEVVKQPKSVAIGVAAQFIIMPLLAYALAVVFQLPAEVAVGVILVGCCPGGTASNVITYLSKGNTALSVAITAVSTLLAPLLTPALVLLFASQWLPISAGDLFLSIFQMVVIPITLGVIVKLIFKEKVAESVKALPLVSVISIVAIVAAVVGASKDRIADTGLLIFSIVILHNLLGLLIGYFLAKLLRLNERDQRAISIEVGMQNSGLGAALAAAHFNPIAAVPSAIFSVWHNISGPILATIWSKRKPATKEQNVLSKRSA, from the coding sequence ATGAAAGCTCTTGAAAAGGCAAGTCGCTTTGCCGGAAATACATTTGCAGTATGGGTACTTCTTTTTGCAGTGTTAGGTTTTATTTATCCTGAAGGATTTACGTGGATTACTTCTTACATAACCATACTACTAGGCGTTATCATGTTTGGGATGGGGATGACCCTCTCTACCAACGATTTTAAAGAAGTGGTGAAGCAACCAAAAAGTGTTGCTATTGGGGTGGCAGCTCAGTTCATCATTATGCCATTACTCGCGTATGCTCTAGCGGTTGTATTTCAGTTACCCGCTGAAGTTGCTGTAGGTGTCATCCTAGTCGGCTGCTGTCCTGGCGGAACAGCTTCCAATGTGATCACTTATCTCTCTAAAGGAAATACAGCTTTATCTGTAGCCATTACAGCTGTCTCAACACTACTCGCTCCTTTATTAACGCCTGCACTCGTTTTATTATTTGCGAGTCAGTGGCTACCGATCTCAGCTGGAGATCTATTCTTATCGATTTTCCAAATGGTCGTCATACCAATCACTCTCGGCGTTATCGTAAAGCTTATTTTCAAAGAAAAAGTTGCTGAAAGTGTAAAAGCGTTACCCCTTGTTTCGGTCATTTCTATCGTCGCCATTGTGGCTGCAGTCGTAGGCGCAAGTAAGGACCGCATCGCAGACACAGGACTCTTGATCTTCTCAATTGTTATTCTTCATAATTTGCTCGGCCTACTGATTGGCTATTTTCTGGCAAAATTATTACGACTTAATGAACGGGATCAACGAGCTATCTCTATTGAAGTTGGGATGCAGAATTCGGGACTTGGAGCAGCACTCGCGGCAGCTCATTTCAATCCAATTGCCGCCGTACCGAGTGCAATCTTCAGTGTATGGCATAATATATCCGGTCCTATTCTTGCTACCATCTGGAGTAAAAGGAAGCCGGCTACTAAAGAACAAAACGTTTTATCAAAGAGAAGCGCATAG
- a CDS encoding SpoVR family protein has protein sequence MSTEKEIFYAIEEITEIAKGFGLDYYPMRYEICPADIIYTFGAYGMPTRFSHWSFGKQFHKMKLQYDLGLSKIYELVINSDPCYAFLLDTNSLIQNKLIIAHVLAHCDFFKNNVRFSNTRRDMVESMTATAERVAYYEHHYGKDEVENFLDAVLSIQEHIDPSIMRPRLTYNYQDDTPIPVKHDSPYNDLWSIDKDDSADEPAPKKKKKFPPQPEKDLLLFIQEYSTELEDWQRDILTMMREEMLYFWPQLETKIMNEGWASYWHQRILREMDLTTDEAIEFASLNANVVQPSRTRINPYYLGLKIFEHIEEVYDNPTEEMRQRGFEPGKGREKMFEVREVEADISFIRNYLTKDLVHKEDLYLFQKKGRDYKIVDKEWEHIRDQLVTMRVNGGFPYLTVNDGNYMKAGEMYLHHSFEETELDLQYLERVIPYIYQLWGRPVHMETKVEDKEVLFSYDGKKLHRRYL, from the coding sequence ATGTCTACAGAGAAAGAAATCTTTTATGCCATAGAAGAGATTACGGAGATCGCAAAAGGGTTCGGACTCGATTATTACCCAATGCGTTATGAGATATGTCCAGCAGATATTATTTACACATTCGGAGCATATGGAATGCCAACGCGGTTCTCTCATTGGAGCTTTGGAAAACAGTTTCATAAAATGAAGCTCCAATATGATCTAGGACTAAGTAAAATCTATGAGCTTGTTATTAATTCAGATCCTTGCTACGCCTTTTTATTAGATACAAATAGCCTCATTCAAAATAAGCTTATTATTGCTCATGTATTGGCGCACTGTGACTTTTTTAAGAATAATGTTCGTTTCTCAAATACACGAAGAGACATGGTGGAAAGTATGACGGCCACTGCTGAGCGTGTTGCTTATTATGAACATCACTATGGGAAAGACGAAGTAGAAAACTTCCTTGATGCCGTCCTCTCGATACAAGAACATATAGATCCTTCTATCATGCGCCCTAGACTAACTTATAATTATCAAGACGATACACCAATTCCTGTGAAACATGATTCACCATACAATGATTTATGGTCAATCGATAAGGATGATTCTGCGGACGAGCCAGCTCCAAAGAAAAAGAAGAAATTCCCTCCACAACCAGAAAAAGATCTTCTTCTTTTCATTCAGGAATACAGCACGGAGCTAGAAGACTGGCAACGAGATATTTTGACCATGATGAGAGAAGAAATGCTTTATTTCTGGCCACAGCTTGAAACAAAGATAATGAATGAGGGCTGGGCGAGTTACTGGCATCAGCGTATTCTGCGCGAAATGGATTTAACGACGGATGAAGCAATCGAATTTGCTTCTTTAAATGCTAATGTAGTGCAGCCTTCACGCACACGTATTAATCCTTACTACCTGGGGCTTAAAATTTTCGAGCATATTGAAGAAGTCTACGATAACCCAACGGAAGAGATGAGGCAGCGTGGCTTCGAGCCTGGGAAAGGGCGAGAAAAAATGTTTGAGGTCCGTGAAGTAGAAGCTGATATTTCATTCATTCGAAATTATTTAACGAAAGACCTCGTCCACAAAGAGGATTTATATTTATTTCAGAAAAAGGGGCGGGATTATAAAATTGTAGATAAAGAATGGGAGCATATTCGCGATCAACTTGTGACAATGAGAGTAAATGGCGGCTTTCCTTATTTAACTGTCAATGACGGAAACTATATGAAAGCTGGCGAAATGTATCTTCATCATTCTTTTGAAGAAACAGAACTTGATCTTCAATATCTAGAGCGCGTTATTCCTTATATTTATCAACTTTGGGGGCGTCCGGTTCATATGGAAACAAAAGTGGAAGATAAAGAAGTTCTTTTTTCGTATGACGGAAAGAAATTACATCGAAGGTATTTGTAG